A part of Aegilops tauschii subsp. strangulata cultivar AL8/78 chromosome 2, Aet v6.0, whole genome shotgun sequence genomic DNA contains:
- the LOC109768305 gene encoding uncharacterized protein, with amino-acid sequence MAAAALQCCPVLGSRPASSISRSFSARTPAVSRTGEARRRRLQQCRSQSAEGRSPGSSPPQLERLFSNVNKATMKHEPGSITGSVFLVAGTTVGAGILAIPAVTQEAGFLASAVTCVFCWTYMVVTGLLVAEVNVNTMCELGSGSVSLVSMAKRTLGTAGVRTVCFSYLFIHYALLVAYVARSSEILTNSLGIPLLESATLFSLAFGGLCYFGSQRVIGAVNGFLVFSIIASFTVLVVVASGNIQWSSLLETNFAAAPQSIPIIALSFVYQNVVPVLCTNLEGDLSKVRKAIVLGTAIPLALFLVWDAVILGTIPGFAESGTITDPLQQLRSSNGTVGPIVEAFSFLAIGTSYIGFVLGLTDFIADLLKLPSGQNKPLTYLVTLFPPLVLSLLDPEIFFKALDFAGTYGVLVLFGVFPAAMSWSERYSNDLEAPISPIVPGGKLTLSFVMGGALLVIFSEVFKDIMQLQGLN; translated from the exons ATGGCAGCAGCCGCTCTCCAGTGCTGCCCTGTACTGGGCTCACGGCCGGCATCGTCCATCTCACGATCTTTCTCCGCAAGAACACCGGCGGTTAGCAGGACAGGGGAGGCCAGGAGGAGGAGGCTGCAGCAATGCCGTTCCCAGTCTGCCGAGGGGCGATCGCCGGGTAGCTCGCCTCCGCAGCTGGAGCGCCTCTTCTCAAATGTCAACAAGGCAACCATGAAGCACGAGCCAG GGAGTATCACCGGTTCCGTCTTCCTTGTGGCCGGCACAACG GTCGGGGCAGGTATCCTTGCGATCCCTGCCGTCACACAAGAAGCTGGATTCTTGGCCTCAGCAGTCACATGCGTTTTCTGCTGGACATATATG GTTGTAACAGGGCTGTTAGTTGCTGAAGTAAATGTCAATACAATGTGTGAACTAGGATCTGGAAGTGTCTCCCTG GTTTCAATGGCCAAGCGCACTCTAGGGACAGCTGGAGTGAGAACAGTTTG CTTTTCATATTTGTTTATACATTATGCACTTCTTGTTGCATATGTGGCACGCTCTTCAGAGATCTTAACAAACTCACTGGGCATACCATT ATTGGAGAGTGCTACCCTGTTTTCACTGGCTTTTGGCGGACTATGTTACTTCGGAAG TCAGCGAGTCATTGGTGCCGTGAATGGTTTTTTGGTGTTCAGTATCATAGCATCCTTCACAGTTCTTGTG GTGGTGGCAAGTGGAAACATACAGTGGAGTTCTCTTCTCGAAACGAATTTTGCTGCTGCTCCCCAAAGTATACCAATAATTGCTCTTTCATTTGTATATCAG AATGTAGTTCCTGTTCTCTGCACAAATTTGGAGGGAGACCTGTCAAAAGTAAG GAAGGCCATTGTATTAGGTACTGCCATACCCCTTGCTCTGTTTCTCGTATGGGATGCTGTCATCCTGGGGACAATCCCGGGGTTTGCAGAAAGTGGGACTATTACTGATCCGTTACAACAACTTAGGTCAAGCAATGGTACAGTGGGG CCTATTGTTGAGGCATTCTCATTTCTGGCAATAGGCACATCATACATCGGATTTGTTCTGGGACTCACAGACTTCATCGCAGACT TGCTCAAACTACCAAGTGGACAGAACAAACCTCTGACATACCTTGTAACTTTGTTCCCTCCACTTGTTCTGTCACTGCTTGATCCAGAGATATTTTTCAAGGCATTGGACTTTGCAGGAACTTATGGAG TTCTAGTACTCTTTGGAGTTTTCCCTGCAGCTATGTCTTGGTCAGAGAGATACTCAAATGACTTGGAAGCTCCTATATCCCCAATAGTCCCAGGAGGAAAATTAACCCTCTCATTTGTTATGGGGGGTGCCTTGCTTGTAATATTTTCAGAGGTTTTCAAGGACATAATGCAGTTACAAGGACTAAATTGA
- the LOC109768304 gene encoding pentatricopeptide repeat-containing protein At4g21065-like, with amino-acid sequence MQLSRLNQHTFLSLLKAAAAAAASASVSSRRLPSLHAVYIKLGFLAHTRVTNGFIQGYCATRRVTDARRVFDEMPRQDTVSFNSMIHGYAVSGDVASACRLFEQVPAPTPVTWTSMVAGLCRAGDVGSARRVFEKMPERDLVSWNAMISGHVGNRQPVEALCLFGRMMEEGFTPNRGTVVSALSACASAGALETGKWVHVFVEKNRLRWDEFLGTALVDMYAKCGAVELALEVFTGLRARNTCTWNAMINGLAMNGYSAMALDMFRQMELDGRVVPDEVTFVGVLLACSHGGSVDAGREHFNMISNKYGIGLILEHYACMVDLLARSGHLQEAHKLITEMPMKPDVVIWRALLGGCRLHKNVKMAEIVITEMEATCSGDHVLLSNLYAAVGRWNGVEDVRRTMRSKGIEKIPGCSSVEMDGSIHEFISGDKSHPSYDDIHAKLIEIGGRMQQQGHVTETTEVFYDIEDEEKEQALGHHSEKLAIAFGLIGGPPDATIRIVKNIRFCMDCHKFAKLVSKIYQREIVVRDRARFHHFRGGTCSCNDFW; translated from the coding sequence ATGCAGCTGTCCCGCCTGAACCAGCACACCTTCCTCTCCCTCCTCaaagctgccgccgccgccgccgcctctgccTCCGTCTCCTCTCGCCGCCTCCCCAGCCTCCACGCCGTCTACATCAAGCTCGGATTCCTCGCCCACACGCGCGTCACCAATGGCTTCATCCAGGGTTACTGCGCCACGAGGCGAGTCACCGACGCGCGCagggtgttcgacgaaatgccgcGCCAGGACACCGTCTCCTTCAACTCCATGATCCACGGCTACGCGGTGTCGGGCGACGTTGCGTCGGcgtgccggctctttgagcaggtCCCGGCGCCGACGCCCGTCACGTGGACGTCGATGGTCGCCGGGCTCTGCCGCGCCGGGGATGTCGGGTCGGCGAGGCGCGTCTTCGAGAAGATGCCGGAGAGGGACCTGGTCTCGTGGAACGCCATGATCTCTGGGCACGTCGGGAACAGGCAGCCCGTCGAGGCCCTCTGTCTCTTCGGGCGGATGATGGAGGAAGGGTTCACGCCCAACCGCGGGACGGTTGTCAGCGCGCTGTCAGCCTGCGCGAGCGCCGGTGCGTTGGAGACGGGGAAGTGGGTCCATGTGTTCGTAGAGAAGAACAGGCTCCGGTGGGATGAGTTCCTGGGGACGGCGCTTGTTGACATGTATGCCAAGTGTGGCGCTGTGGAGCTTGCGCTGGAGGTGTTCACCGGCCTGAGGGCAAGGAACACGTGTACCTGGAATGCCATGATCAATGGCTTGGCCATGAATGGCTACTCAGCGATGGCGTTGGACATGTTTCGCCAAATGGAGCTTGATGGGAGAGTGGTACCGGATGAAGTGACCTTTGTAGGAGTCCTCTTGGCATGCAGCCATGGTGGATCTGTGGATGCAGGTAGGGAGCATTTCAACATGATCTCCAATAAGTATGGCATAGGGTTAATCCTTGAGCATTATGCGTGCATGGTTGATCTCCTTGCCCGGTCTGGTCATCTACAAGAGGCACACAAGCTCATTACAGAGATGCCAATGAAGCCAGATGTTGTCATCTGGAGGGCATTGCTTGGTGGATGCCGGCTCCACAAGAATGTCAAGATGGCCGAAATTGTCATAACTGAAATGGAAGCGACCTGCAGTGGAGACCATGTGCTCCTGTCCAATCTGTATGCTGCAGTAGGGAGATGGAATGGCGTTGAAGATGTTCGGAGGACCATGAGAAGCAAGGGGATCGAGAAGATTCCTGGCTGCAGCTCGGTTGAGATGGATGGTTCCATCCATGAATTCATTTCAGGTGACAAGTCACATCCATCATATGATGACATTCATGCAAAACTGATTGAGATTGGTGGAAGGATGCAACAGCAAGGTCATGTCACAGAGACCACTGAGGTGTTCTATGACATTGAAGATGAAGAGAAAGAGCAGGCGCTTGGACATCACAGTGAGAAGCTTGCAATAGCGTTTGGGCTCATTGGAGGACCTCCAGATGCTACAATCAGAATTGTCAAAAATATTCGCTTTTGTATGGATTGCCACAAGTTTGCTAAGCTAGTGTCCAAGATTTATCAACGGGAAATTGTGGTTCGTGATAGAGCCAGGTTCCATCATTTTAGAGGGGGAACTTGTTCTTGCAATGATTTTTGGTAG
- the LOC109768307 gene encoding quinone-oxidoreductase QR2-like: protein MATKIYIVYYSTWGHVATLAEEIKKGADSVPGVEVTVWRVPETLPEEVLGKMHAAPGREDHPVITASQLAEADGILFGFPTRFGMMAAQMKAFFDSTGGLWQEGSLAGKPAGVFLATGTQGGGQETTALTAITQLTHHGMLFVPVGYTHGAGMFAMDEVKGGSPYGAGTFASKDGSRTPSDAELALAAHQGKYFAGIAKKLKAV from the exons ATGGCGACCAAGATCTACATCGT GTACTACTCGACATGGGGACACGTGGCCACTCTCGCGGAGGAGATCAAGAAAGGCGCCGACTCCGTCCCTGGCGTCGAGGTCACCGTCTGGCGGGTGCCGGAGACGCTGCCGGAGGAGGTGCTGGGGAAGATGCACGCGGCGCCGGGGCGCGAGGACCACCCAGTCATAACGGCGTCCCAGCTGGCCGAGGCCGACGGCATCCTGTTCGGCTTCCCGACGCGGTTCGGCATGATGGCGGCGCAGATGAAAGCCTTCTTTGACTCCACCGGCGGCCTCTGGCAGGAGGGGTCCCTCGCCGGCAAGCCCGCGGGCGTCTTCCTCGCCACAGGTACACAGGGCGGCGGACAGGAGACCACGGCCCTCACGGCCATCACACAGCTGACGCACCACGGCATGCTCTTCGTGCCCGTCGGCTACACGCACGGCGCCGGCATGTTCGCCATGGACGAGGTCAAGGGCGGCAGCCCGTACGGAGCCGGCACCTTCGCCAGCAAAGATGGCAGCAGGACGCCCAGCGATGCCGAGCTCGCCTTGGCGGCGCACCAGGGGAAGTACTTCGCCGGCATCGCCAAGAAGCTCAAGGCCGTCTGA